The genomic stretch GTCCCCTCGATTTTAGTTCTCTGTAAACTATTTAAAAAAGTTATGAACATCATCGCCGTAACGGATATAAGGAATTATAAGTACTATAAGTAACTACAAGAGAGGGGCCGCAAAGCGTTGACAGGTAACGGCTACGTGAAGGTAGCCGTTACCAAATATGCGTAAAAGCGTTACCAAATATGCGTGGAAAACTGTCTCAATAAACTTAAAACTGTTGAAAACTTCCTTTGTTTTTAGAAGCAATTGAGGTCGGTGAAGGATAAATCATTAATCCATCATCTCTTATTGTTGTTCTGGCTGGGTATAAATGTAAAAGTTTTTTTAAGGTGTTTCCTACTTTAAGTTTAAATATTCTAATTTCTTTATAGTTGCTGCCAAATTGTAGAGCAAGCTTTTCCCACGAGATAAGTGTTTCTTTCTGAAGATAACTATTGCGATATGTCAACCAGGCATAGAGATCAATTGCAAGAGGCGATTGCTTAAGAAGTTTAATAACTCTTAGATCAATAGGAACCGGCTTTGTAATCAACTCCTCGTAAAATCCGCTACTAATAACAATACTTGATTTGAAGAGACTTTCTTGATCAGGATTAACCACATCCCAAAAAAAATGGCGTTCTTGCGCGAGGACAAAATCTTTTTCGCTTACCCCTTGATTGTGTCGCACGCTCAGC from Syntrophales bacterium encodes the following:
- a CDS encoding replication protein RepA; amino-acid sequence: MELSKKMQGRIQKVLEEYEDPELGFMARSLVQTTLPHRDVGKVNQYSRESGNITLTVQPAITVKDGKEINYGIPYGSIPRLVLTWLSTEVVKTKNQKVELGDSLSSFMRELDLLVTGGKWGSIPRLKKQVERLFRSRFMLSVRHNQGVSEKDFVLAQERHFFWDVVNPDQESLFKSSIVISSGFYEELITKPVPIDLRVIKLLKQSPLAIDLYAWLTYRNSYLQKETLISWEKLALQFGSNYKEIRIFKLKVGNTLKKLLHLYPARTTIRDDGLMIYPSPTSIASKNKGSFQQF